A section of the Acidobacterium capsulatum ATCC 51196 genome encodes:
- a CDS encoding DUF885 family protein, producing MNKMLFAAGALVLAMLISTPGHGQTFPKGTVVHYPPRNPVEQAAQTPTTLAGRKKALARVLGQIREFRLKTDPEYASLIGDKRYDADLTDYSVTAYEQWLARYNEFLLDLAPIDTTGMTAEEQASKNKMMQWLMEQQERAESKPWQEPVTADSGLPFELPELATELKFDSVKDYDDYIARLEKIPTAFQQITDDMTAGELDGRSYSPAMLAKVLAQVKAVDSQKPEASEFAAPLRHFPASVSAAEQARIQKAVLAAIAQSVFPAYERFGRFLEGLMKTSQTKVHP from the coding sequence ATGAACAAGATGCTTTTTGCTGCCGGTGCCCTGGTGCTGGCGATGCTGATCTCTACTCCCGGCCACGGACAGACCTTTCCCAAGGGGACGGTGGTGCATTATCCGCCACGCAACCCGGTGGAGCAGGCTGCGCAGACGCCCACCACGCTGGCTGGGCGGAAGAAAGCGCTGGCACGGGTGCTGGGGCAGATTCGGGAGTTCCGGCTGAAGACGGACCCTGAGTATGCTTCGCTGATCGGCGACAAGCGGTATGACGCGGATCTGACGGACTACTCCGTAACGGCGTATGAGCAGTGGCTGGCGCGGTATAACGAGTTTCTGCTGGATCTGGCCCCGATTGACACGACGGGGATGACGGCGGAAGAGCAGGCCAGCAAGAACAAGATGATGCAGTGGCTGATGGAGCAGCAGGAGCGGGCGGAGTCAAAGCCGTGGCAGGAGCCGGTGACGGCGGACAGCGGACTGCCGTTTGAGCTGCCGGAGCTGGCCACGGAGTTGAAGTTCGACTCGGTGAAGGACTACGACGATTACATTGCGCGGCTCGAGAAGATTCCCACGGCATTTCAGCAGATCACCGACGACATGACGGCGGGGGAGCTGGATGGCCGGAGCTATTCGCCGGCGATGCTGGCCAAGGTGCTGGCGCAGGTGAAGGCGGTGGACAGCCAGAAGCCGGAGGCGAGTGAGTTTGCCGCGCCTCTCCGCCACTTCCCTGCTTCGGTTTCGGCGGCGGAGCAGGCGCGCATTCAGAAGGCTGTGCTGGCGGCGATTGCGCAGAGCGTCTTTCCGGCATACGAGAGATTTGGCCGCTTTCTTGAGGGCCTGATGAAGACATCCCAGACCAAGGTGCATCCATGA
- the proC gene encoding pyrroline-5-carboxylate reductase yields the protein MTIPTSSSISVAQARVAVLGAGKMGGILLQAFLKQNILRPDQIVATVAHEDRALALSAQWGVEVTTDNLAAAKQANVILLGVKPFQIAGLMEEIRPALDGTKLLVSFAASVKTAAIEEAAGMALPVIRTMPNTPSMLGAGISALCSGKNVLPEHLQLASALFEAVGRTVVVDEKHMDAVTGLSASGPAYIYIILEALAEAGVKVGLPRDIATLLAAQTTLGAAKMVLDTGYHPALLKDAVTTPAGCTIDGILELEEGGLRVTLIKAVMRATQRARELAAG from the coding sequence ATGACGATCCCGACCTCTTCTTCTATTTCTGTTGCCCAAGCCCGCGTGGCCGTGCTGGGCGCTGGCAAAATGGGCGGCATTCTGCTGCAGGCGTTTTTGAAGCAGAACATTCTGCGTCCCGACCAGATTGTGGCGACGGTGGCGCATGAGGACCGCGCGCTGGCCCTCTCGGCGCAGTGGGGCGTGGAGGTGACGACGGACAACCTGGCGGCGGCGAAGCAGGCCAACGTGATTCTGCTGGGCGTGAAGCCGTTTCAGATTGCGGGGTTGATGGAGGAGATTCGCCCGGCGCTGGATGGGACGAAGCTGCTGGTGTCGTTTGCGGCCTCGGTGAAGACGGCGGCGATTGAAGAGGCCGCAGGCATGGCACTGCCGGTGATCAGAACGATGCCGAATACGCCCTCAATGCTGGGGGCGGGCATCAGCGCGCTGTGCTCGGGCAAGAATGTGCTGCCGGAGCATCTGCAACTGGCGAGCGCCCTGTTTGAAGCCGTGGGGCGCACGGTGGTGGTGGACGAGAAGCACATGGATGCCGTGACGGGGCTGAGCGCGAGCGGCCCGGCGTATATCTACATCATTTTGGAAGCGCTGGCCGAGGCCGGCGTGAAGGTGGGTCTGCCGCGCGACATTGCCACACTGCTAGCGGCGCAGACGACGCTGGGCGCGGCGAAGATGGTGCTGGATACGGGGTATCATCCGGCGCTGTTGAAGGATGCCGTGACGACTCCGGCCGGGTGTACGATTGACGGCATTCTGGAGCTGGAAGAAGGCGGGCTGCGCGTGACGCTGATCAAGGCCGTGATGCGGGCGACGCAGCGGGCGCGGGAGCTGGCGGCGGGGTGA
- a CDS encoding COX15/CtaA family protein yields the protein MATAHASSARTALPSSALRRFAWLVTAYTVLVIVWGGAVTATGSGNGCGEHWPLCDGRVVVHHPALTTMIEYAHRLSSGLFLVLVAALMVWTLMRTERKHLARLLSVVGLVLTVNEALLGAGLVMFGYTDNKESLARTLYFALHFTNTFLLLAAVAGTAHFLSRREAYRRDRLRLRALGFALPGLIAILAVGVTGSLAALGDSIYPATSLGAALRADFAGHGSLLIRLRWLHPAIALLAGAFLLWLVAGAVQKPALRMLGVGLMALLGVQYCLGVADVLLLAPTWVQLLHLLGADVLWIVTLLISMRLCVVDEAVPLRG from the coding sequence ATGGCTACCGCACATGCTTCTTCGGCTCGCACGGCTTTGCCTTCTTCTGCGCTGCGGCGCTTTGCCTGGCTGGTGACGGCCTATACGGTGCTGGTGATTGTGTGGGGCGGCGCGGTGACGGCGACCGGCTCGGGCAATGGATGCGGCGAGCACTGGCCGCTGTGCGATGGGCGCGTGGTAGTGCATCATCCGGCCCTGACCACGATGATTGAGTATGCGCACCGGCTGAGCAGCGGACTGTTTCTGGTGCTGGTGGCGGCGCTGATGGTGTGGACGCTGATGCGCACGGAGCGCAAGCATCTGGCTCGCCTGCTTTCTGTGGTGGGGCTGGTGCTGACGGTGAACGAGGCTCTGCTGGGCGCGGGCCTGGTGATGTTTGGCTACACCGACAACAAGGAATCACTGGCGCGCACGCTCTACTTTGCGCTGCACTTCACCAATACCTTTCTGCTGCTGGCGGCGGTGGCCGGCACGGCGCACTTTTTGTCGCGGCGGGAGGCCTACCGGCGCGACCGGCTGCGGCTGCGGGCGCTGGGCTTTGCGCTGCCGGGGCTGATCGCGATTTTGGCAGTGGGAGTGACGGGGTCGCTGGCGGCGCTGGGGGATTCGATTTATCCGGCAACGAGCCTCGGGGCGGCGCTGCGGGCGGATTTTGCCGGGCATGGGTCGCTGCTGATCCGGCTGCGGTGGCTGCACCCGGCAATTGCGCTGCTCGCCGGGGCGTTTCTGCTGTGGCTGGTGGCCGGCGCGGTGCAGAAGCCGGCACTGCGCATGCTGGGCGTGGGGCTGATGGCGCTGCTGGGCGTGCAGTATTGCCTGGGCGTGGCGGACGTGCTGCTGCTGGCTCCGACATGGGTGCAACTGCTGCACCTGCTGGGCGCGGACGTGCTGTGGATTGTGACGCTGCTGATCTCGATGCGGCTGTGCGTGGTAGATGAGGCTGTGCCCCTCAGGGGCTGA